A stretch of the Teretinema zuelzerae genome encodes the following:
- the whiG gene encoding RNA polymerase sigma factor WhiG, translated as MGNALLEQKTEEELWEDYKKKKDPAIREFFIKQYAPLVKYVAGKVAVGMPNNVEFDDLVGFGVFGLLDAIDKFDPDKNVKFKTYAVTRIRGSIFDELRSMDWVPRSVRQKTREIEDAVSRLESRLGRTASDSEVAGSLGVSEDEFHQTLFKISGTSIMSLNDVWYSGDDSERISIGDSIESPSSMNPDVIVEKEEIKRVIVEAINELPEKEKMVLVLYYYEDLTLKEIGQVLNVTESRVSQLHTKANLRLRAKLTNIRKGIL; from the coding sequence ATGGGGAATGCGCTTTTAGAGCAAAAAACTGAAGAAGAATTGTGGGAAGACTATAAAAAGAAAAAGGACCCCGCGATTCGAGAATTTTTTATCAAGCAATATGCTCCTCTGGTTAAATACGTTGCGGGTAAGGTAGCTGTCGGCATGCCGAACAATGTCGAATTCGACGATCTGGTCGGCTTCGGAGTGTTCGGATTATTGGACGCAATCGATAAATTCGATCCGGATAAAAACGTTAAGTTTAAAACATACGCGGTAACCCGAATCAGGGGATCCATTTTCGACGAACTTCGTTCAATGGATTGGGTTCCGCGCTCAGTCCGCCAAAAAACGCGCGAAATCGAGGATGCCGTCTCCCGTCTTGAATCCAGGCTGGGACGGACCGCGAGCGACAGCGAAGTGGCCGGCTCTCTCGGAGTTTCGGAAGACGAATTCCATCAAACCCTTTTCAAGATTTCCGGCACCTCCATCATGTCGCTCAACGATGTCTGGTACTCGGGAGACGATTCTGAACGGATATCGATCGGAGACAGCATCGAATCTCCTTCTTCGATGAATCCTGACGTCATCGTCGAAAAAGAAGAGATTAAACGGGTCATCGTCGAAGCTATCAATGAACTGCCGGAAAAAGAAAAAATGGTGTTGGTCCTCTATTATTACGAGGATTTGACATTGAAAGAAATCGGTCAGGTTTTAAACGTTACCGAATCCCGGGTTTCTCAGCTGCATACAAAGGCTAACTTGCGGTTGCGGGCTAAATTGACGAACATCAGGAAAGGCATTCTATAG
- a CDS encoding MinD/ParA family protein: MEDQAETLRLLMKDKNRFEETQEAVSDPAPRNARKTRIITVTSGKGGVGKTNVATNMAITYGQMGKKVILIDADLGMANVNVMMNLIPQYNLYHVMRKQKKMSEIILDTEYGIKLVAGASGFSKIANMTEEERNSFIEELYSLSDADIIIIDTSAGISKNVLGFVAAADEVVVVTTPEPTAITDAYGMIKIIATEVDNLNINLKMIVNRVQTASEGKRVADRMIQIAAQFLNLKIEYLGFIYDDLLVSQSVLRQKPFIINDPKGKASVCLRHIVSRIEKTDFQETEGFGRFMRKLLGRDWS, from the coding sequence ATGGAAGATCAGGCTGAAACACTGCGATTGCTCATGAAGGACAAAAACCGTTTCGAGGAGACTCAAGAAGCGGTCTCGGATCCGGCTCCGCGGAACGCCCGGAAAACCAGAATCATCACCGTCACCAGCGGGAAGGGAGGCGTCGGCAAGACCAACGTCGCCACCAATATGGCGATCACCTACGGCCAGATGGGCAAGAAGGTTATTCTCATCGACGCCGATCTCGGAATGGCGAACGTTAACGTCATGATGAACCTGATCCCCCAGTATAATCTCTACCATGTCATGCGCAAACAGAAGAAAATGTCGGAGATTATTCTCGACACGGAATACGGGATCAAACTGGTTGCCGGAGCCTCCGGCTTCTCTAAAATTGCGAACATGACCGAAGAAGAGCGCAACTCCTTCATCGAAGAACTGTATTCGCTCTCGGACGCCGACATCATCATCATAGACACCAGCGCGGGCATCTCGAAAAACGTGCTTGGCTTCGTAGCGGCAGCGGATGAAGTAGTCGTAGTCACCACTCCCGAACCGACGGCAATTACCGACGCGTACGGGATGATTAAAATCATCGCTACCGAAGTCGACAATTTGAATATTAATCTTAAAATGATCGTAAACCGCGTTCAAACCGCTTCTGAAGGCAAACGGGTGGCCGATCGGATGATTCAAATCGCCGCTCAATTTCTCAATCTGAAAATCGAGTATCTGGGATTCATATACGACGATTTGTTGGTGAGTCAATCGGTACTGCGTCAAAAACCGTTTATAATAAACGACCCGAAAGGCAAGGCTTCGGTCTGTCTCCGACACATTGTGTCGCGAATCGAGAAAACCGATTTTCAGGAAACCGAAGGATTCGGACGATTCATGCGCAAGCTTCTCGGGCGCGACTGGAGCTGA
- the flhF gene encoding flagellar biosynthesis protein FlhF gives MDILTEQGPDYDECLSRIKEKYGPNIHILRQKKIRMGGFLGFFEKEGVELSFMLTRDPSRLMSSGYGARPVDFDEERKKIIRQAAQTSPELATRVAPHMAALAARTAESASTTMKSSSSSSSGRTEPDSLETILKVVRKLESRLDKEEEGASRSEEHESISRIEKLLEQNDFSASFIRTMIGRLKKQFSLEELDSFDSVQDAVVSWIGESVPIADLAHHDKPRIIVLVGPTGVGKTTTVAKLAAAYSLAPVKSARPLNVRVITIDNYRIGAKQQIEIYGNLMNIPVSFAESARDLQDLMVLHQDADVILIDTIGKSPKDYGKIAEMRHILEAAGTISEMHLTMSATTKASDMREIMQQYETFGVTSLIITKFDETAHVGNILSVVQERGKPVAYVTTGQRVPQDFEQASVVRFLTNLDGFRINRSKIEELFPLPENRFEWRQ, from the coding sequence ATGGATATATTGACTGAACAGGGGCCGGACTACGACGAGTGCCTCTCGCGAATCAAGGAAAAATACGGTCCAAATATACATATTCTCCGACAAAAAAAAATCCGTATGGGCGGCTTCCTCGGTTTTTTTGAAAAAGAAGGCGTCGAACTGAGCTTCATGCTTACCCGCGACCCGTCGCGCCTTATGTCGTCCGGTTACGGCGCCCGGCCGGTAGATTTCGATGAAGAGCGTAAGAAAATCATCCGGCAGGCGGCTCAAACATCGCCGGAACTGGCTACCCGGGTTGCGCCTCATATGGCCGCTCTCGCCGCAAGAACCGCCGAATCCGCCTCTACTACAATGAAAAGTTCCTCTTCCTCTTCCAGCGGGCGAACAGAGCCGGACAGTCTGGAAACCATCCTGAAGGTTGTCCGCAAGCTCGAATCCCGCCTCGATAAGGAAGAAGAAGGCGCATCCCGTTCAGAAGAACACGAATCCATATCCCGGATCGAAAAACTTCTTGAACAGAACGATTTCTCCGCATCATTCATCAGAACAATGATCGGCCGCCTTAAAAAACAGTTTTCCCTTGAAGAACTCGATTCCTTCGATTCTGTCCAGGATGCAGTCGTATCCTGGATAGGCGAGTCGGTTCCGATAGCCGATCTCGCTCATCACGACAAGCCGCGGATCATCGTTCTTGTCGGCCCCACCGGAGTCGGAAAAACCACCACTGTCGCTAAACTCGCGGCGGCGTATTCCCTCGCTCCGGTAAAAAGCGCGCGGCCTCTCAATGTCCGGGTTATTACTATCGATAATTACCGCATCGGAGCCAAACAGCAGATTGAAATTTACGGTAATCTCATGAATATTCCCGTCTCTTTCGCGGAATCTGCCCGCGATCTGCAAGACCTCATGGTTCTTCATCAAGATGCCGATGTTATTCTTATAGATACGATCGGAAAAAGCCCGAAGGATTACGGTAAGATCGCCGAAATGCGGCATATTCTGGAGGCCGCGGGAACGATTTCCGAAATGCATCTGACGATGAGCGCGACAACCAAGGCGAGCGATATGAGGGAGATCATGCAGCAGTATGAAACCTTCGGAGTCACCTCCCTTATCATCACCAAGTTCGATGAAACCGCTCATGTAGGCAATATATTGAGCGTAGTGCAGGAGCGCGGAAAACCTGTGGCGTATGTTACGACCGGCCAGCGCGTTCCGCAGGATTTCGAACAGGCATCGGTCGTCCGGTTCCTCACCAACCTCGACGGATTCCGGATTAACCGGAGCAAAATCGAGGAGCTCTTTCCCTTGCCGGAAAATAGATTTGAATGGAGACAGTAA
- the flhA gene encoding flagellar biosynthesis protein FlhA: MAENGVLGNRSDLIVAVSAVLIVLMLIIPLPTVLLDLLMALNLVLNLVILLIVLYTRKATDFSVFPTLLLVSTVFGLGLNVSSTRLILSQGMKFNGRMVRAFSTFVIGSSGTEGIVIGFVIFIIIIAVQAFVITKGATRVAEVAARFTLDAMPTKNMAIEAEYNSGAITEDEARSRKKDVQREADFYGAMDGASKFVSGNVKIGIFITVMNIIAGLIFGMIFRGEPFGKAIGTYASLTIGDGLLSQLPALFVSVATGLIVTRSVSDDSFGTDVKKQFSRDARVYYIAAATLAVLALLPGFPWYVLIPLAGAFVYFGWKLGQAESASFKAKLDTAEKKEKEKTGEAPADISPVVPLDPLSLELGYGLIPLVDKDKGAELLERVTRIRRESALDLGLVVPRIRIIDNMRLEPSEYCFKIKGVEVAHGRIRMGWYLGINPGGVTEELPGEKTVDPTFGLPAIWIAEENRERAERAGYTVVDPPSIIATHLTEIIKRHASEILGRQEVQSIVDAIRKDYSAVVDEVMKICSLGEIQKVLQYLLREQVSIRNMVVILETLADYRPITKDTTVLAEKVRQSLSRQICLQYADDSHTLHVLTVEPSLTQKIVDARIDTVNGPIAALEPVIQRGWIRSLSRSVAAVQQAGYLPIILCPEEARILIKSSTEREIPDLVVLSVPEIANEIKVESLGEIKLEE, translated from the coding sequence ATGGCTGAAAACGGAGTCTTGGGAAATAGAAGCGATCTCATAGTAGCTGTCAGCGCGGTGCTCATCGTGCTGATGCTCATCATTCCGCTTCCTACCGTTCTTCTCGATCTGTTGATGGCTTTGAATCTGGTCCTCAATCTGGTCATCCTTCTGATCGTCCTGTATACCAGGAAGGCAACCGATTTTTCCGTGTTTCCGACCCTGCTTCTCGTCTCGACCGTATTCGGCCTGGGTTTGAACGTTTCCTCCACGCGCCTGATTCTTTCCCAGGGCATGAAATTCAACGGACGGATGGTTCGGGCCTTCAGCACCTTCGTCATAGGATCCAGCGGAACCGAAGGCATCGTCATCGGCTTCGTCATTTTCATCATCATAATCGCCGTGCAGGCCTTCGTCATCACCAAGGGAGCTACCCGCGTCGCCGAAGTCGCCGCCCGTTTTACGCTGGACGCCATGCCAACCAAGAACATGGCAATCGAAGCGGAGTACAACTCCGGCGCCATCACAGAAGACGAAGCCCGAAGCAGAAAAAAAGACGTTCAGCGAGAAGCGGACTTCTACGGAGCAATGGACGGAGCGAGCAAGTTCGTGTCCGGAAACGTAAAGATCGGCATCTTCATTACGGTGATGAACATCATCGCCGGTTTGATCTTCGGCATGATTTTCCGCGGAGAACCGTTCGGCAAGGCCATCGGAACCTATGCTTCGCTGACCATCGGCGACGGCCTTCTCTCCCAGCTTCCTGCCCTGTTCGTGTCGGTTGCGACCGGCCTCATCGTAACGCGCTCCGTTTCCGACGATTCGTTCGGCACAGACGTTAAAAAACAGTTTTCCCGAGATGCCCGTGTATATTATATCGCCGCGGCGACTCTCGCCGTTCTCGCGCTGCTTCCCGGCTTCCCCTGGTATGTGCTCATACCTTTGGCGGGAGCCTTCGTGTATTTCGGCTGGAAGCTCGGCCAGGCCGAATCGGCCAGTTTCAAGGCGAAGCTCGATACGGCTGAAAAAAAGGAAAAGGAAAAAACGGGAGAAGCGCCGGCCGATATAAGCCCCGTAGTTCCCCTCGACCCTCTTTCCCTCGAATTGGGCTACGGCCTTATTCCCCTGGTCGACAAGGATAAGGGCGCCGAACTCCTGGAGCGCGTCACCCGCATCAGGCGGGAATCCGCTCTCGATCTCGGCCTCGTCGTTCCCAGAATCCGCATCATCGACAACATGCGCCTGGAACCGAGCGAGTACTGCTTTAAAATCAAGGGCGTGGAAGTCGCTCACGGCCGGATACGCATGGGCTGGTATCTCGGAATCAATCCCGGCGGAGTTACCGAAGAGCTCCCGGGCGAAAAAACGGTAGACCCGACCTTCGGCCTTCCCGCGATCTGGATCGCGGAGGAAAACAGGGAGCGGGCCGAGCGCGCGGGCTACACCGTTGTGGATCCTCCCTCCATAATCGCTACGCATTTAACCGAGATTATAAAGCGCCATGCTTCCGAAATACTCGGCAGACAGGAAGTCCAGTCCATCGTCGATGCGATCCGCAAGGATTATTCAGCCGTCGTCGACGAAGTCATGAAAATCTGTTCGCTCGGAGAGATTCAAAAGGTTTTGCAGTATCTCTTACGCGAACAGGTATCGATCAGAAACATGGTCGTCATTCTCGAAACCCTTGCTGATTACCGTCCTATAACGAAGGATACTACCGTACTTGCAGAAAAGGTCAGGCAATCTCTTTCACGCCAGATCTGCCTTCAGTATGCCGACGACAGCCATACCCTCCATGTTCTTACGGTGGAGCCGTCCCTGACGCAAAAGATAGTGGATGCGCGCATTGATACCGTAAACGGTCCGATAGCCGCTCTTGAGCCGGTGATTCAAAGAGGCTGGATCCGCTCTCTGTCACGTTCTGTCGCAGCCGTCCAACAGGCGGGGTATCTGCCCATCATCCTCTGCCCCGAGGAAGCGAGAATTCTGATCAAGAGCTCGACCGAGCGCGAAATCCCCGATCTAGTGGTACTGTCCGTGCCTGAAATAGCGAATGAAATAAAAGTAGAGTCTCTCGGCGAGATTAAATTGGAAGAATAG
- the flhB gene encoding flagellar biosynthesis protein FlhB: MTASTPVHPRLFVPASSGSLLSEERIEISAVLELMDLQWFAAEDEGRTEDPTDYKIRKAREEGRVAKSQELNGALVLLLPAISLILFAPWMLNTFVELIRFYFSRSASTELNDPALVGAFFHYFIRLVLPVTLTALVSGVASNVLQNGGFIFSVKSITPKLSKISPNFARFFSKALFSAEGLFNLAKSLIKVAIIVLVAWSSIRGEIPKLVTMLEAGFWSSIVFIADMASRLLLTAGFLFLAISIPDYIFQRRQFMESLKMTKQEIKEEYKQMEGDPLVKSRLRQRMRELLSQNMAVNVPKADVIITNPTHYAVAMQWDRSTMRAPMLTAKGADQLALRIREIAREHEVPIVENRPLARALYAEVEIGDMIPDEYYQALAVILAKVYALNSKKSQIVREL, from the coding sequence ATGACGGCCTCAACCCCTGTTCATCCTCGCCTTTTCGTCCCCGCTTCTTCCGGCTCCCTCCTGTCCGAGGAGCGCATTGAAATATCCGCTGTTCTCGAGCTGATGGACCTTCAATGGTTCGCAGCCGAGGACGAGGGAAGAACCGAAGATCCTACCGATTACAAGATCAGAAAAGCGAGGGAGGAGGGCCGGGTCGCAAAAAGCCAGGAACTCAACGGTGCCCTCGTTCTCCTTCTGCCGGCCATATCGCTGATCCTGTTCGCGCCGTGGATGCTCAACACCTTCGTCGAATTGATCCGCTTTTATTTTTCGCGAAGCGCCTCTACCGAGTTGAACGATCCCGCCCTCGTCGGAGCTTTTTTTCATTACTTCATCCGCCTCGTCCTGCCGGTGACTCTGACGGCCCTTGTTTCCGGAGTCGCCTCCAACGTTTTGCAGAACGGCGGTTTTATTTTCAGCGTGAAAAGCATCACTCCGAAGCTTTCCAAGATCTCGCCCAATTTCGCCCGTTTTTTTTCGAAGGCCCTGTTTTCCGCGGAGGGCTTGTTCAATCTCGCGAAATCCCTGATCAAGGTCGCCATCATCGTTCTGGTAGCCTGGTCGAGCATCCGCGGCGAAATCCCCAAGCTCGTGACGATGCTGGAAGCAGGTTTCTGGTCGTCCATCGTATTTATCGCCGATATGGCTTCGCGGCTGCTGCTTACAGCCGGGTTTCTCTTTCTCGCCATCTCTATTCCGGACTACATCTTCCAGCGCCGCCAGTTCATGGAATCGCTGAAAATGACGAAGCAGGAAATAAAGGAAGAATACAAGCAGATGGAGGGAGACCCGCTGGTGAAAAGCCGGCTGCGCCAGCGCATGCGCGAACTGTTAAGCCAGAACATGGCTGTCAACGTTCCGAAAGCCGACGTGATCATAACCAACCCGACCCACTACGCAGTCGCCATGCAATGGGACCGTTCCACCATGCGCGCTCCCATGCTCACCGCAAAGGGCGCCGACCAGCTCGCCCTGCGCATCAGGGAAATCGCCCGTGAACATGAAGTCCCCATCGTGGAGAACCGTCCTCTGGCCCGCGCTCTCTATGCGGAAGTCGAAATCGGTGATATGATTCCAGATGAATATTATCAGGCTTTAGCGGTAATTCTCGCCAAGGTCTACGCCCTGAACAGTAAAAAATCTCAAATCGTCAGGGAACTTTAA
- the fliR gene encoding flagellar biosynthetic protein FliR, with translation MSPFESLLVRAPLFFLVAARIFGMMLSTPMLSIQSVPRIAKVALAGSVAVLVLPQAYPAGWDVEPFSLHFALLVVGEGLLGIITGFFVSVLFATFSSAGQFFSYQMGFGASEVYDALAQIENPLLGQYLNLIAMLVFLQIDGFQTLFLGGILRSFQTLNCFSLMDNQGVFLTFFLSGLTSLFSNAMIIALPIVGTLFLIHVSMGLLSKAAPQMNLLSEGFPITILVTFFLLMVSLPLMINLFVQIMGQGFLSLEDLLARAGLPL, from the coding sequence ATGAGTCCTTTCGAGAGTCTGCTGGTTCGAGCTCCTTTGTTTTTTTTGGTTGCGGCTCGAATTTTCGGCATGATGCTTTCAACTCCCATGCTGTCAATACAGTCGGTGCCCAGAATCGCAAAAGTCGCGCTGGCAGGTTCCGTCGCCGTATTGGTTCTTCCCCAAGCCTATCCCGCCGGATGGGACGTGGAACCCTTCTCCCTGCATTTCGCCCTTCTCGTCGTTGGGGAGGGGCTTCTGGGCATCATTACCGGTTTTTTCGTGAGCGTTCTGTTCGCCACATTCAGTTCGGCCGGCCAATTCTTTTCCTATCAGATGGGTTTCGGAGCTTCTGAAGTATACGACGCGCTTGCCCAGATCGAAAATCCCTTGCTCGGACAATATCTTAATCTCATCGCCATGCTTGTATTTCTTCAAATAGACGGATTTCAGACCCTCTTTCTGGGAGGCATTCTGCGGAGTTTTCAAACTCTCAATTGCTTTTCCCTGATGGACAACCAGGGCGTCTTTTTGACTTTTTTCCTGAGCGGTTTAACCTCTTTGTTTTCAAACGCCATGATAATAGCTCTTCCGATCGTCGGAACGCTTTTTTTGATACACGTCTCGATGGGCCTCCTCTCCAAAGCGGCGCCCCAGATGAACCTTCTTTCGGAAGGATTCCCCATAACGATTCTGGTCACCTTTTTCCTTTTGATGGTCTCTCTTCCGTTGATGATAAATCTCTTTGTTCAAATAATGGGCCAGGGCTTCCTGTCACTGGAAGACTTGCTTGCGCGCGCAGGACTTCCTTTATGA
- the fliQ gene encoding flagellar biosynthesis protein FliQ, whose product MTLGTVVAIMRGGIFEILVLSAPILMSALVVGLIVAIFQATTSIQEQTLTFVPKIMTILGVLALLAGWMFASLRDYTFGLFALIPQMVR is encoded by the coding sequence ATGACCTTAGGTACAGTCGTAGCCATTATGCGTGGCGGCATTTTTGAAATTCTCGTTCTATCCGCGCCTATTCTCATGTCTGCCCTGGTCGTCGGCCTGATCGTCGCTATTTTTCAGGCGACCACGTCTATTCAGGAACAAACGCTCACCTTTGTGCCAAAGATCATGACCATTCTCGGCGTTCTGGCGCTTTTAGCCGGGTGGATGTTCGCTTCTCTGAGAGACTATACTTTCGGACTGTTCGCCCTCATACCTCAAATGGTGCGGTAA
- the fliP gene encoding flagellar type III secretion system pore protein FliP (The bacterial flagellar biogenesis protein FliP forms a type III secretion system (T3SS)-type pore required for flagellar assembly.), with amino-acid sequence MKGRPASFGVVCLLLFALTAIPLEAQTADSFPSGAAQGRTSINGSRPAANIPFINLDIRQPQSNQEVAFSIQLLLLLTILSIAPSLLILTTSFLRISIVLDFIKRALSLQQVPPTQVLNGIALFLSLFIMWPTFTQIYDSSFKPLADGQIGIEEAYTQAEGPIRMFMYRQMSADTSNIALFMSMAKLDKPQTLADVPTRVLIPAFILHELTVAFKIGILLYIPFIIVDMVVASILMSMGMIMLPPVQISMPFKLILFILVDGWGLLTQQLFNSFL; translated from the coding sequence ATGAAAGGACGCCCGGCTTCCTTCGGCGTAGTCTGTCTCCTGCTTTTCGCTCTGACGGCGATTCCCCTGGAAGCTCAGACCGCCGATTCCTTTCCCTCGGGAGCCGCCCAGGGAAGAACCTCGATAAACGGTTCCCGGCCTGCGGCGAATATTCCTTTCATTAATCTTGACATACGCCAGCCTCAATCGAATCAGGAAGTAGCTTTTTCCATACAATTGCTGCTTCTTTTGACGATTTTATCGATCGCACCGAGCCTTCTCATACTTACGACCAGCTTTCTCAGAATTTCCATCGTTCTCGATTTCATTAAAAGAGCTCTGTCACTTCAACAGGTTCCGCCGACCCAGGTGCTCAACGGAATCGCCCTCTTTTTAAGCCTGTTCATCATGTGGCCTACCTTCACCCAGATATACGACAGTTCTTTTAAACCACTCGCGGACGGACAGATCGGAATCGAAGAGGCGTACACGCAAGCCGAGGGGCCTATACGCATGTTCATGTACCGGCAGATGTCCGCCGATACGTCGAACATCGCTCTTTTTATGTCGATGGCGAAGCTCGACAAGCCGCAAACGCTTGCGGACGTGCCGACGCGCGTGCTTATTCCCGCTTTTATCCTGCATGAGCTCACCGTAGCTTTTAAGATCGGCATTCTGCTGTATATACCGTTCATCATCGTTGATATGGTCGTTGCGAGCATCCTCATGTCGATGGGCATGATCATGCTTCCTCCTGTACAGATTTCAATGCCCTTCAAGCTCATTCTGTTTATTCTGGTCGACGGCTGGGGCCTGTTGACGCAGCAATTGTTCAATTCCTTTCTGTAA
- the fliO gene encoding flagellar biosynthetic protein FliO: protein MNAIFSKRALACGALLFYFTLGAHAQAAQGGQDAVQSESSIVLEQEATDSPAAYQSSNNGAGALVRVVLVLLLVCAGLWGIMNLLKKSTRFNAADDPYLKVLASLPLSATQSVRVVSVGDRAFLIGLADHSCTLLTEITDRELIDSMLLESSRTGGAAAAAGFSSLIAKFLPLSQFTGEKKNTQTERPAKDDYLSDSAADTADFLRRQRERLRNSGEGDQQ, encoded by the coding sequence ATGAATGCTATTTTCTCTAAGAGAGCTCTCGCTTGCGGCGCTCTCTTGTTTTATTTTACGCTCGGTGCGCACGCCCAAGCCGCTCAGGGCGGGCAAGATGCCGTTCAGTCCGAATCTTCGATAGTTCTTGAACAGGAAGCGACCGATTCGCCGGCCGCGTATCAGTCTTCGAATAACGGAGCGGGCGCCCTTGTACGGGTAGTGCTCGTTCTGCTGCTCGTATGCGCCGGACTCTGGGGCATAATGAATCTTTTAAAGAAATCGACACGCTTCAACGCAGCAGACGATCCCTACCTCAAGGTTCTGGCGTCTCTTCCTTTATCAGCTACGCAGTCGGTCCGCGTCGTGTCGGTCGGAGATAGGGCTTTTTTAATTGGCCTCGCCGATCATTCCTGCACTCTTTTGACGGAAATAACCGACCGCGAGCTTATCGATTCCATGCTGCTGGAATCCTCACGGACCGGAGGGGCCGCGGCCGCCGCGGGGTTTTCGTCTTTGATCGCAAAATTTCTTCCTTTGTCCCAGTTTACCGGCGAAAAAAAGAATACCCAAACCGAGCGGCCCGCGAAAGACGACTACCTTTCCGACTCGGCAGCCGATACTGCGGATTTTCTCAGGCGACAGCGGGAACGGCTCCGGAATTCGGGCGAAGGAGACCAGCAATGA
- the fliN gene encoding flagellar motor switch protein FliN: protein MSDGSISQDEIDALLAGVDMGGMGASSSAPSAQLNESQKTALQSYVGDNIPGLSSNLASMTGKDASCGQTTIEVLKRDGFLRKIPEMVVASMIDYSSGLQGDHVFILPQEFAQKIVSLVNNEPNAELDEMSLSVISETISQFVGIQLTALDKNGLKGVSNAPAESLNVPKAMVRFPQQDFAVVTYPVNLDGTAFSFWEIMPLQTAIDISNAFGASQGDGAGFGQDQMGMNGMGQGMGQMPNMGMGQMPNMGMGQMPNMGMGQMQGMGMGQMQGMGMGQMPNMGMGQMQGMGQVMGMNPNVQAVQYPSLQMSPMGTEQGNIGLIMDVYMEMTVELGRTRKVIKEILGMGEGTIIELDKLAGEPVDILVNHKPIAKGEVVVIDENFGVRVTEILSPIERVSEM, encoded by the coding sequence ATGAGTGACGGATCCATATCCCAGGACGAGATTGATGCCCTGTTAGCCGGCGTCGATATGGGCGGAATGGGTGCTTCCTCCTCCGCTCCTTCGGCTCAGCTGAATGAAAGCCAGAAAACAGCCCTTCAAAGCTATGTAGGAGATAATATTCCCGGCCTGTCCTCGAATCTTGCTTCTATGACCGGAAAGGATGCTTCCTGCGGCCAGACCACTATTGAAGTATTGAAACGCGACGGGTTCCTCCGGAAGATTCCTGAAATGGTCGTAGCGAGCATGATCGATTATTCATCGGGCCTGCAGGGCGATCATGTCTTTATTCTGCCCCAGGAGTTCGCACAGAAAATCGTCAGCCTTGTCAATAATGAGCCGAACGCCGAGCTCGACGAGATGTCCCTGTCGGTTATCAGCGAGACGATTTCTCAGTTCGTCGGAATTCAGCTCACCGCCCTTGATAAAAACGGCTTGAAAGGCGTATCGAATGCGCCGGCAGAATCCCTGAACGTGCCGAAAGCCATGGTTCGTTTTCCGCAACAGGATTTCGCAGTTGTTACATATCCGGTCAACCTCGACGGCACGGCCTTCTCATTTTGGGAAATCATGCCCTTGCAGACCGCTATCGATATTTCAAACGCCTTCGGCGCCTCGCAGGGCGACGGCGCTGGTTTCGGCCAGGATCAAATGGGTATGAACGGAATGGGCCAGGGCATGGGTCAGATGCCGAATATGGGCATGGGCCAGATGCCGAACATGGGCATGGGTCAGATGCCGAACATGGGCATGGGCCAGATGCAAGGCATGGGCATGGGTCAGATGCAAGGCATGGGCATGGGTCAGATGCCGAACATGGGCATGGGCCAGATGCAGGGCATGGGCCAGGTTATGGGAATGAATCCCAATGTACAGGCTGTCCAATATCCTTCGTTGCAAATGAGTCCTATGGGCACGGAGCAGGGGAATATCGGTCTCATCATGGACGTGTACATGGAGATGACCGTAGAACTCGGCCGCACCCGGAAGGTCATCAAGGAAATTCTCGGCATGGGCGAAGGAACGATTATCGAACTTGACAAGCTCGCCGGAGAGCCCGTCGACATTTTAGTCAATCATAAACCGATCGCAAAAGGCGAAGTCGTCGTTATCGATGAAAACTTCGGCGTCCGCGTTACGGAGATTTTGTCGCCGATAGAGCGGGTTTCGGAAATGTAA